From a region of the Hallerella porci genome:
- a CDS encoding urea amidolyase associated protein UAAP2: protein MVTEFLESKLDEKNAVYVEDVPAGEGWLHLIKKGQTFRILDLEGNQAVDTLFINANNPEERYSVQQTVQRQANCLVGVGTKLYSNDDNPMLTVVADTCGDHDTLGSACSCESNTCRYDLTKRYMHACRESFLKVLLAKGLDKRDQVNNLNFFMYVPFDEKGNLNFADGISSPGKYVEMKAEMDVYAVVSNCPQLNNPCNAYNPTPVRMIIWD from the coding sequence ATGGTAACGGAATTTTTAGAAAGTAAGTTAGACGAAAAAAACGCTGTTTATGTCGAAGATGTTCCCGCTGGAGAAGGCTGGTTACACTTAATTAAAAAAGGGCAAACTTTTCGCATTTTAGACCTTGAAGGAAATCAAGCCGTCGATACTTTATTTATCAACGCTAACAATCCCGAAGAACGTTACAGCGTGCAACAAACTGTGCAACGTCAAGCTAACTGCTTAGTCGGTGTCGGCACAAAGCTTTATTCCAATGATGATAATCCGATGCTTACTGTTGTTGCCGATACGTGTGGCGATCACGATACATTGGGAAGCGCTTGCTCTTGCGAAAGCAACACTTGCCGTTATGATTTGACGAAGCGTTATATGCACGCTTGCCGCGAATCTTTCTTAAAAGTTTTACTCGCGAAAGGTTTGGACAAACGCGATCAAGTAAACAACTTAAACTTTTTCATGTATGTGCCTTTTGATGAAAAAGGAAATTTGAATTTTGCAGACGGCATTTCAAGCCCGGGAAAATATGTGGAAATGAAAGCGGAAATGGATGTTTATGCGGTCGTCAGTAATTGCCCGCAATTAAACAATCCGTGTAACGCTTACAATCCAACGCCTGTTCGCATGATTATTTGGGACTGA
- a CDS encoding ABC transporter ATP-binding protein, which translates to MENSEFILEAKNIVKEFDESDGSIHRVLDGVSFGVKHREFLSIIGPSGCGKSTLIRIAAGLETATSGKFFLDGKMVSGTGAERGMVFQKYTLFPWLSVKQNVMFGLESIGYGKDEAEESAYQWLQIVGLDKYASYYPKQLSGGMQQRVAIARALAPQPRVLLMDEPFGALDAQTRSQMQKYLLEVWKNIDITILFVTHDLDEAVFLSDRILTLQANPGKVKEMVTVNVPRPRTEESLFLPEFVTLRKHVEDLIHPVSETKPQEEKFNIINMVGKKNAAK; encoded by the coding sequence ATGGAAAACTCTGAATTCATTTTGGAAGCGAAGAATATCGTCAAAGAATTTGACGAAAGCGACGGCAGTATTCACCGCGTTTTAGACGGAGTTTCTTTTGGCGTCAAGCATCGCGAATTTCTTTCGATTATCGGACCTTCGGGCTGCGGAAAATCAACGCTGATTCGAATTGCAGCGGGACTTGAAACAGCGACATCGGGAAAATTTTTCTTGGATGGAAAAATGGTCTCGGGAACTGGCGCAGAACGCGGTATGGTTTTCCAAAAGTATACGCTTTTTCCGTGGCTTTCTGTCAAGCAAAATGTGATGTTCGGTTTGGAATCGATTGGCTACGGAAAAGATGAAGCCGAAGAAAGTGCGTATCAATGGCTGCAAATTGTGGGCTTAGACAAGTACGCTAGTTATTATCCGAAGCAACTTTCGGGCGGTATGCAACAACGCGTTGCCATCGCGCGTGCTTTAGCCCCGCAACCGCGCGTGCTTTTGATGGATGAACCGTTCGGCGCTCTCGATGCGCAAACGCGTTCGCAAATGCAAAAGTATTTGCTCGAAGTTTGGAAAAATATCGACATCACAATTTTATTTGTGACGCATGATTTGGACGAAGCGGTTTTTCTGTCGGACAGAATTTTAACTCTTCAAGCGAATCCGGGCAAAGTAAAAGAAATGGTGACGGTAAATGTACCGCGCCCGCGGACAGAAGAAAGTTTGTTCTTGCCAGAATTTGTCACGCTTCGAAAGCACGTTGAAGATTTAATTCATCCGGTTTCCGAAACAAAACCGCAAGAAGAAAAGTTTAACATCATCAACATGGTCGGCAAAAAGAACGCCGCCAAATAA
- a CDS encoding urea amidolyase associated protein UAAP1 — MTESVLTSKVIAGGWNYSRIVKRGQKIRLTDLEGGANASLLCYNAKNFTERFNLGDTLKIQHVCRLTENCCLYSDMGRILLSIVKDTVGWHDPLCGCTHANLIKERFGVHDYQHYRNDFYRNGYDSLLVEIGKYGMTKRDFTELVNFFSKVVVTSDGKMTFVENNSKPGDFVELRAEMDTLVVIDTGMHPLNPSKEYLRKPVKIELLSCDYSTINDPCFTWCPENTRGFINTADYNL, encoded by the coding sequence ATGACAGAATCTGTTTTAACATCGAAAGTCATCGCAGGTGGCTGGAATTATTCGCGCATCGTAAAGCGCGGACAAAAAATTCGCTTGACCGATTTGGAAGGCGGCGCAAACGCTTCGCTTTTGTGCTACAACGCAAAAAATTTTACGGAACGTTTTAATTTAGGCGACACTTTAAAAATTCAACATGTTTGCCGCTTAACCGAAAATTGCTGCCTTTATAGCGATATGGGGCGCATTCTTTTAAGCATTGTAAAAGATACCGTGGGGTGGCACGATCCACTTTGCGGATGCACTCATGCCAATTTGATTAAAGAACGTTTTGGTGTGCACGACTATCAACACTATCGCAATGATTTTTACAGAAACGGTTACGATTCTTTGCTTGTTGAAATTGGAAAATATGGCATGACGAAACGCGATTTTACGGAACTGGTAAATTTCTTTTCGAAAGTCGTTGTGACATCGGACGGCAAAATGACTTTTGTCGAAAATAATTCAAAGCCGGGTGACTTTGTAGAACTTCGCGCTGAAATGGATACGCTTGTCGTCATTGATACCGGAATGCATCCGTTGAATCCTTCAAAAGAATATTTGCGCAAGCCTGTAAAGATTGAACTTTTGAGCTGCGATTATTCGACAATTAACGACCCTTGTTTTACTTGGTGCCCCGAAAATACGCGCGGATTTATTAACACCGCGGATTACAATCTTTAA